From the genome of Thermofilaceae archaeon:
CGTACCTCACCGAAGCCCCCTTCTTCCGCTGCTTGAGCACAACAGTCAGCTCCAATAGCCTCGCTCTCTCCGCGACGGCCTTCGCCACCTCGAGGCTCTTCACGTAGATGAGCCGCTGGCTGATGAAGTCCAGATCCTCGGCGCCCTCCACCCGCAGCGGTAAGGCTGCCTCCTCCACGGCGGGGAGGAGCCGGCGGAGCAGCAGGTACGGCGATATCACGCCCACCACCTCCCCCCTCTCGTTGGTCACCACGCAGCCCTCAGCCAGGTCGAGAGCGGTGGGCACGGTGCCGGCCTCGACGACCCTCTGAGCTTCTACGACGAGGCCCCTCACGGGCTGCGACAGGTAGTAATCCACCTCCCCCGCCTTCTCGCCAACGGCGCGCCTCTCGAGAGGCGTGCCGTACAAGTGCTTCACCAAGTCGTAGACCGTCACCACCCCAACCAGCCTCCCCCCGGAGGCGACAGGGACGAGCCTGAGCCCCACCTCGCCCGCCAGCCGGCGTGCCTTGTCAACGGGATCCTCCGGGCTCAGTGGCTTCAGGGGGTACATCAGCGAGGCTGCTGGTACGCGGGGCTTCAGATCCATCGCCTGGATAAGCCTCCTCGCCGAAACGATGCCCAGAGGCTTGCCGGCTTCGAGCACCGGGAGGCCGGGGAACCCGGTCCTGACGAAGGATCGCGCGATCGAGACCAGATCCGACAGTTCTCCGATATAGGGTACTCGCTCAGCGAAGCTCCTCAGCTTGGTAGAGGGAGGGGCCCTCCTCCTCAACAGCGAGAAGATGGAGACCGCGCCAGCGTAACCCCCATCCCTCTCGACTAGGGGTACAGCAGGCACCGCAAGCCTCCACATCACGGTGGCGGCTAGCGAGGCGGTGTCATCGGGGGTTAGCGGGTTCAGGCGCACAACCAGGTCAGGGTACCGGGACGCCACGTTGTAATTGGCCGAGGATAGTATAAAAGAAATGCTAGCGGTAGTGGGCGCGCATCTCCTCGTGGTACGGCAGCGCGAGGATCTTCTCGACGAGGCGCTCCGCCTGCTCTCTCGATCTCGTCCACGGGTCCATTGTGACCAGCTGCACGAGCGCCTCCCTGCTCCCCCTCTCGTAGGCCTCCAGCTCCACCTCAACGGGGGCCACGCGATCCCTCAAAGCGAAGGCCAGCACGGGCCTCGGTAACCCCTTGACTTCAAGCGGGTGAACCCCTCCACCGTCGACGAGAGCTGGAACCTCGACCTCGAAGTCGGTCGGAATGCCCGGGACGAGGCCCCCTCTGTTCATGACGTTCACTTGCAGCCTGCGCGGCACATCACACGCGATCGATTCAATGAGCGGGACGATATCCTCGCCGGACTCCCCCAGCGCTACCCTATCTACGACCCTCGAGCTGGAGTCCCTAGCGACTGCTAGGGTCTCGGAGACTCTCTCCTCCAGCCAGGAGAAGTAGCCCCGCCACCAACCCCTCGGGTCCTCCTTCCAGGCTCTCTCGGCCTCCTCGTCTACGTGGTACCACCAGGGCCACGACCCACCGCCCGGTGTACAGGTGTCGCCGATCGGGAACGCTCCGAACCTCCGGTAGAGGTCGACAGCCTTCGGCCCGAGGGCGTCGCTGGGGGCGCACCTTTCCCAGTGCTGCTTCGCGCCCTCCTCGATCCACCTGTCGATAAGCGGGTACGCGTCTCTACCCTCGTACTTGAACTCGGTCAACCAGATGAAGTGGTTCAACCCCGGAGCCGTGTACTCGACGCGTGAGGGGTCGAGGTTGAGCACGCTCGCCAGGTAGTAGACGGCCTTGTAGCCGTGGCAGAGGCCCACGATCTTCGCCTCGGGGTACTTTCGGCCGAGCAGCGTGACCCCAGCTAGCACGGGATTCGCGAGCTGGATGTACCAGGCGTCGGGGCACAGGTCCAGGACGTCCTCGATGATCTCCTCGAAGAGCC
Proteins encoded in this window:
- a CDS encoding CBS domain-containing protein; protein product: MASRYPDLVVRLNPLTPDDTASLAATVMWRLAVPAVPLVERDGGYAGAVSIFSLLRRRAPPSTKLRSFAERVPYIGELSDLVSIARSFVRTGFPGLPVLEAGKPLGIVSARRLIQAMDLKPRVPAASLMYPLKPLSPEDPVDKARRLAGEVGLRLVPVASGGRLVGVVTVYDLVKHLYGTPLERRAVGEKAGEVDYYLSQPVRGLVVEAQRVVEAGTVPTALDLAEGCVVTNERGEVVGVISPYLLLRRLLPAVEEAALPLRVEGAEDLDFISQRLIYVKSLEVAKAVAERARLLELTVVLKQRKKGASVRYEATASIKLDIGVHAAEAEAWNPVEAVTEALDAAYKRFSKAKERTRERRISLERLRRRLWGA
- a CDS encoding alpha-glucosidase/alpha-galactosidase; this encodes MAEVKICVIGAGSAVFSLNLIRDLVLTPSLYGSTVSLVDINEERLNAVYALMRRLCEETGARYKLEKTTVRREALRGADFVINTALAAGHQRLREGWAVAEQLGYRFGGSLHVMHDEAFWINFYQFRLFEEIIEDVLDLCPDAWYIQLANPVLAGVTLLGRKYPEAKIVGLCHGYKAVYYLASVLNLDPSRVEYTAPGLNHFIWLTEFKYEGRDAYPLIDRWIEEGAKQHWERCAPSDALGPKAVDLYRRFGAFPIGDTCTPGGGSWPWWYHVDEEAERAWKEDPRGWWRGYFSWLEERVSETLAVARDSSSRVVDRVALGESGEDIVPLIESIACDVPRRLQVNVMNRGGLVPGIPTDFEVEVPALVDGGGVHPLEVKGLPRPVLAFALRDRVAPVEVELEAYERGSREALVQLVTMDPWTRSREQAERLVEKILALPYHEEMRAHYR